One part of the Tindallia californiensis genome encodes these proteins:
- the helD gene encoding RNA polymerase recycling motor HelD yields MPKDHKEDFPQEVQRLEETKDYLEQTIGTLLNSREKFKEEIKDAYLHLDFLDSSLSYSSIMLNSKMLDELEKNFALLMKSRQKPYFARMDLKQKGKEQTEAFYIGKVSLFDETMDTPLVVDWRAPIASVYYDGRLGETSYKASGGTYAIDLYKKRQYTIEEGNLQEYMDVDISTSDAFLQASLENHAGEKLKDIVSTIQEEQNTIIRADITKPLIIQGVAGSGKTTIALHRIAYLIYTYSDTFVPEDFMIIAPNHLFLDYISGVLPELGAERVHQTTYIDLMFSILGKKHRLTDSNEKLRFLVKNDPAGDLASAKKSMQEAAAFKNSMDMKKLLDLYIQQLKDTLLPEEDFCIGDKVLLTRQSIHQMVHEDFSYLPLYKRIDRLKKMLSKEAKNVSKKILASLEHEYDVLLDRIRSQEEPSDQRTDKLVSLMNERDEKLEALKKEVRNVANHYIKKIPKDTLLNLYQSLFSQKLLWEKATTFSTPETLGSLLEESNLIFASNKLELEDLAPMAYLHYQLFGLKEDLDIKYAVIDEAQDFSDFQFHVLREVLGTDQFTILGDLSQGIHMYRSITDWSYLQHHVFQDPANYLTLEQSYRTTIEIMNMANWVLSQSATEHLLKAKPVVRHGQEPTIKGFQETSQVIHAIHEQVKSLKEASFTTIAIITKSQEEATNLHKKLVKKTDLKPVLVTEKTLHFDHSIFVIPAHLSKGLEFDAVIITTLEDRFTLEALDAKLLYVAMTRALHRLSFFYTEGTLDYSIDSYHPKELL; encoded by the coding sequence ATGCCCAAAGACCATAAAGAAGATTTTCCCCAAGAAGTACAACGTTTAGAAGAAACGAAAGATTATTTAGAGCAAACCATTGGAACCCTTTTAAACAGCCGCGAAAAATTCAAGGAAGAAATAAAAGATGCTTATCTTCATTTGGATTTTCTAGACAGCAGTTTAAGTTATTCCAGTATTATGCTTAATTCAAAGATGCTGGATGAATTAGAAAAGAATTTTGCCCTCTTAATGAAATCTCGTCAAAAACCATATTTTGCACGAATGGATTTGAAACAAAAAGGCAAGGAGCAAACAGAAGCTTTTTATATTGGAAAAGTCTCTTTATTTGACGAAACCATGGACACCCCTCTGGTAGTGGACTGGCGAGCTCCTATTGCCAGTGTCTATTACGATGGTCGCCTTGGAGAAACCAGCTACAAAGCCTCCGGCGGTACCTATGCCATCGATTTGTATAAAAAACGCCAGTACACCATTGAAGAAGGAAACCTGCAGGAGTATATGGACGTAGATATTTCTACATCTGATGCTTTTCTACAGGCCTCTTTGGAAAATCATGCTGGTGAAAAATTAAAGGATATTGTTTCCACGATTCAAGAGGAACAAAATACCATTATTCGAGCTGATATCACAAAGCCACTGATTATACAAGGCGTTGCCGGCAGTGGAAAAACAACGATTGCCCTTCATCGAATTGCTTACTTGATCTACACCTACTCGGATACTTTTGTACCAGAAGACTTTATGATTATAGCTCCCAATCATCTGTTCTTGGATTATATCTCTGGGGTTTTACCAGAGCTGGGAGCAGAACGGGTGCATCAGACCACTTATATCGACTTGATGTTTTCCATCCTTGGTAAGAAACATCGACTGACGGATTCCAATGAAAAACTACGATTTTTGGTAAAAAATGACCCTGCCGGAGATCTGGCTTCCGCCAAAAAATCCATGCAAGAAGCCGCCGCCTTCAAAAATTCCATGGACATGAAGAAATTGTTGGATCTTTATATCCAGCAATTGAAGGATACTCTCCTGCCAGAAGAAGACTTTTGTATAGGGGATAAGGTTCTGCTCACCCGTCAATCGATTCACCAGATGGTCCATGAGGATTTTTCCTACTTACCTCTTTATAAACGAATTGACCGCCTAAAAAAAATGCTTTCCAAGGAAGCGAAAAATGTCTCAAAAAAAATCTTAGCCTCTTTAGAACATGAGTATGATGTCCTCCTAGACCGTATTCGTAGCCAGGAAGAACCGTCGGATCAACGGACAGATAAACTGGTATCCCTCATGAATGAAAGGGACGAAAAACTGGAGGCTCTTAAAAAAGAGGTTCGAAATGTTGCCAATCACTACATTAAAAAAATTCCAAAAGACACCTTGCTGAATCTCTATCAATCTCTTTTTTCCCAGAAGCTTTTATGGGAAAAAGCCACTACTTTTTCAACTCCAGAAACCCTTGGCTCCCTATTGGAGGAAAGCAACTTAATTTTTGCCAGCAACAAGCTGGAACTTGAAGATTTAGCTCCTATGGCTTACCTTCACTACCAGCTTTTCGGCCTAAAGGAAGATTTGGACATAAAGTATGCCGTCATAGACGAAGCCCAGGATTTCAGTGATTTTCAGTTCCATGTGCTTCGAGAAGTTCTAGGAACAGATCAATTTACGATCCTGGGTGATCTGTCTCAAGGAATTCATATGTACCGATCCATCACAGATTGGTCTTACCTTCAACATCATGTTTTTCAAGACCCAGCCAATTATTTAACCTTGGAGCAAAGCTACCGAACCACCATCGAAATCATGAATATGGCCAATTGGGTACTAAGTCAGTCGGCTACAGAGCACCTGCTTAAGGCCAAACCAGTGGTACGCCACGGCCAAGAGCCAACAATAAAGGGTTTCCAAGAAACTTCTCAAGTGATTCATGCCATCCATGAGCAGGTGAAGTCCCTAAAGGAAGCGTCTTTTACCACCATTGCCATTATTACCAAATCTCAAGAAGAAGCCACCAACCTTCATAAAAAACTTGTGAAGAAAACTGACTTGAAGCCGGTCTTGGTGACGGAAAAAACCCTTCATTTTGACCATTCCATTTTTGTCATTCCCGCTCATTTATCCAAGGGACTGGAATTCGATGCCGTTATCATTACGACCCTAGAAGATCGATTTACCCTAGAGGCTTTGGATGCGAAATTGCTTTATGTTGCCATGACCAGAGCTCTGCACCGTTTATCTTTCTTCTATACAGAAGGAACCCTAGACTATTCTATTGACTCATACCACCCTAAGGAGCTTTTATGA
- a CDS encoding response regulator transcription factor codes for MKKIIIVEDDQVIREELEIFLRKYGYDPKAMDSFENPVEEIKKEMPDLILLDINLPYYDGYHICRELRKTIDTPIVVVTSRDSEGDELMSMNLGADDFITKPYNTQILLARIAAILQRSQKQMQQQEMIHHDGLQLNLSTAVLSYENSQVELTKNEIRILSYLLNNVGKIVSRETLMEYLWSTDSFVDDAALSVNITRLRKKLTEVGKEGIIETKRKMGYLIQ; via the coding sequence GTGAAAAAAATTATCATTGTCGAAGATGATCAGGTTATTCGGGAAGAACTAGAAATATTCTTGCGTAAATATGGCTATGATCCTAAGGCTATGGATTCTTTCGAAAATCCAGTGGAGGAAATAAAGAAAGAAATGCCAGATTTGATCCTACTCGATATCAACCTTCCTTATTACGACGGCTATCATATTTGTCGAGAACTTCGAAAAACAATAGATACCCCCATCGTGGTAGTCACCAGTCGAGATAGCGAAGGAGATGAGCTGATGAGCATGAACTTAGGTGCAGATGATTTTATCACCAAGCCCTACAACACACAGATTTTATTGGCTAGAATTGCCGCCATTCTTCAGCGAAGTCAAAAACAAATGCAACAGCAGGAAATGATCCATCATGACGGATTACAGCTTAATTTATCCACAGCTGTTCTGAGCTATGAAAATTCCCAAGTAGAACTTACAAAAAACGAAATCAGGATCCTCTCCTATCTTTTAAACAATGTGGGAAAGATTGTTTCCAGAGAAACCCTTATGGAGTATCTTTGGAGTACAGATTCCTTTGTGGATGATGCTGCCTTAAGCGTAAACATCACTAGATTAAGAAAAAAACTAACGGAAGTTGGTAAAGAAGGAATCATCGAAACCAAACGAAAAATGGGGTATCTCATCCAATGA
- a CDS encoding FtsX-like permease family protein produces MSMYFKMALKNVKKGFKDYSIYFMTLTLAVCIFYSFNSIGSQKAFASLEGMEMDIIADLTAVIGYLSIFISFIVGGLVIYGNRFLIKRRKKEFGTYMILGMSKWKVSTILVFETLMVGMASLMSGLILGLFVSQGISLFTTILFEIPMKDYAFVLSLEAMKKTFFYFGIVFLVSLLFTIGSLSKVSVLKLLRASKINEEMKIKSSPLYILFFLTSITLLFKAYKLVLTVGFRPMETSFLLSLALGILGTILFFFSFSGLMIFILRKSTLFYLKGINIFTIKQLSSKVNTNFLAMSMITFMLLITISVLSTGLSFHKAMEESFETSAPFDASASAYRTEEEITDIHASLKEVGLRLDHQEQYSMIDVYGLGLTTMEVFALEDGSNALSLYDLEVSAVKLSEYNKGRTLQGKAPMELEKNEVLLLGNFSEVKGVLQQYMDQETTITLPQQIYTLKNQVLLEDNLVNTPMPSLFPTLVFHDEEIEGLPIQERHFNIMYHEDYQEISEKKYRQIFSKYKDGTFQEKTSGFIIGDTRESMLISNTGLTTIVLFLGIYLGIVFLVTSMAILGLQQVSEAGDSIERYRSLKKIGATDQMIHQSIFQQISIQFALPLIVAILHSFIAIHVMNRFIALFYPVNIGKSALITAMLFIVIYSGYFMATYMGYRTIIHSNN; encoded by the coding sequence ATGAGCATGTACTTTAAGATGGCTTTAAAAAATGTGAAAAAGGGTTTTAAAGATTATTCTATTTATTTTATGACCCTTACTTTAGCGGTCTGCATATTCTACAGCTTTAATTCCATTGGTTCTCAAAAAGCTTTTGCTTCCCTAGAAGGAATGGAAATGGATATCATTGCTGATTTGACCGCTGTGATTGGATATCTTTCCATCTTTATATCTTTTATCGTAGGAGGATTGGTGATTTATGGCAATCGCTTTCTGATTAAACGACGAAAAAAAGAATTTGGAACCTATATGATTTTAGGCATGAGCAAGTGGAAGGTATCAACAATATTGGTTTTTGAAACCTTAATGGTAGGCATGGCTTCCCTTATGAGCGGATTAATATTAGGCCTCTTCGTGTCCCAAGGTATCTCTCTTTTTACCACCATCTTATTTGAAATCCCTATGAAGGACTATGCCTTTGTGCTTTCTTTGGAAGCCATGAAGAAAACCTTCTTTTATTTTGGGATTGTGTTTCTTGTGTCTCTTCTATTTACCATAGGCTCTTTATCCAAGGTAAGTGTCCTTAAACTTCTAAGGGCTTCTAAGATCAATGAAGAAATGAAAATCAAAAGTTCCCCCTTATATATCTTGTTTTTTTTGACATCCATCACCCTCCTTTTTAAGGCTTACAAACTAGTCTTAACCGTAGGATTTCGGCCCATGGAAACAAGCTTCCTTCTTTCCTTAGCCCTGGGAATTCTTGGAACAATCCTTTTTTTCTTTAGTTTTTCTGGGTTGATGATTTTTATCTTACGAAAAAGTACACTATTTTATTTGAAAGGAATTAATATCTTTACAATCAAACAACTAAGCAGTAAAGTGAATACAAACTTTTTAGCTATGTCCATGATTACTTTCATGCTTTTGATTACCATTTCTGTCCTTTCCACTGGATTAAGCTTTCATAAAGCCATGGAAGAGAGTTTTGAAACATCCGCACCTTTTGACGCCAGTGCATCGGCTTATAGGACGGAAGAGGAAATCACGGATATTCACGCTTCTTTAAAAGAGGTAGGATTACGCTTGGATCACCAGGAACAATATAGCATGATCGATGTATATGGCCTCGGCCTAACAACCATGGAAGTATTCGCATTAGAGGATGGCTCCAACGCCTTAAGCCTTTATGATCTAGAGGTATCCGCCGTCAAGCTTTCAGAGTATAATAAAGGAAGAACACTACAAGGAAAGGCACCAATGGAATTAGAAAAAAATGAAGTATTGCTATTAGGTAATTTTTCTGAAGTAAAAGGGGTATTACAACAATATATGGATCAAGAAACGACCATAACACTGCCTCAACAAATATATACACTGAAAAACCAAGTGCTTTTAGAAGATAATCTGGTCAATACTCCTATGCCATCTTTATTCCCAACCCTTGTCTTTCATGATGAAGAAATAGAAGGTCTGCCCATTCAAGAACGCCACTTCAACATCATGTATCATGAGGACTATCAGGAAATATCCGAAAAAAAATATCGACAGATCTTTTCCAAGTATAAAGACGGTACTTTCCAAGAAAAGACCTCTGGCTTTATTATAGGTGACACCAGAGAATCTATGTTGATCTCTAACACTGGCTTGACAACGATCGTTCTTTTTCTTGGAATCTACTTAGGCATCGTGTTCCTCGTAACCAGCATGGCGATTTTAGGCCTTCAACAAGTTTCAGAAGCTGGAGATAGTATTGAACGCTATCGTTCCTTGAAAAAAATAGGCGCAACGGATCAAATGATCCATCAAAGTATTTTCCAACAAATTAGTATCCAATTTGCATTGCCCCTTATAGTCGCTATCCTTCACTCCTTTATTGCCATCCATGTGATGAATCGTTTTATTGCACTTTTTTATCCTGTAAACATAGGAAAAAGTGCCTTGATTACAGCCATGTTGTTTATAGTGATTTATAGCGGATATTTTATGGCTACTTATATGGGGTATCGAACTATTATTCATAGCAACAACTAA
- a CDS encoding MFS transporter, with amino-acid sequence MKTHTNTQPKSKLAFPGYSWIIVLLSGLILFFSGPGQTYNVSVFIDSYIESEGWSRSAISGFYSAATLTAGLLMPFSGRLIDKKGHRFMTPVIAGSLALACFWMSFMQAPWMLVLGFVMIRLFGQGSMTLLSTTLTPQWFHRKQGIALSIASLGGVAGPALIPIISTYLILHYGASLAWRFWAFWLLALMVPLAALLIRNRPEDIGMAPDGRMAYEADSKDITSSKETNPTAPMTPDWEPGDATKTRTFWMMIYCMLVPSMITTGITFHIVSIISEKGFPVTFAALILSITAMVQLPVTFLIGWACDRFPVYKLKAFNYLLMAAAILLLLYSPTKPFLILYAVIHGISISADHVSTSAWWPGNFGRKHLATIRGMGMTAMVIGSALGPLPFGFAYDTFGDYQFILLTMLLFPLLAFGAALISPPPQKSSN; translated from the coding sequence ATGAAAACCCACACAAATACTCAACCTAAAAGCAAACTGGCTTTTCCTGGATATAGCTGGATCATTGTCCTCCTCAGTGGCCTAATCCTTTTTTTCTCTGGTCCGGGCCAAACGTATAATGTTTCTGTTTTTATCGACTCTTACATTGAATCTGAAGGCTGGAGTCGCTCTGCCATTTCTGGATTTTATTCTGCCGCCACTTTAACGGCAGGTCTTTTAATGCCTTTTTCTGGCAGATTGATCGACAAGAAAGGCCATCGTTTTATGACACCAGTTATTGCTGGATCCCTTGCCCTAGCCTGTTTTTGGATGAGTTTTATGCAAGCCCCTTGGATGTTGGTACTGGGCTTTGTAATGATCCGACTGTTTGGGCAAGGCTCTATGACACTGCTTTCCACGACTCTGACACCACAGTGGTTTCATCGAAAGCAAGGCATTGCTCTTAGCATTGCTTCCTTAGGCGGCGTCGCTGGTCCTGCTTTAATTCCCATCATCAGTACTTATCTCATTCTCCATTACGGTGCCAGCCTTGCCTGGCGTTTCTGGGCTTTCTGGCTTTTAGCCTTGATGGTACCTTTGGCCGCCTTGTTGATTCGGAATCGGCCAGAAGATATCGGCATGGCACCCGATGGTAGAATGGCTTATGAAGCAGATTCCAAAGACATCACTTCCTCTAAAGAGACAAATCCTACGGCCCCTATGACCCCGGATTGGGAACCTGGAGACGCGACGAAGACCCGAACTTTTTGGATGATGATTTATTGTATGCTGGTCCCCTCTATGATTACAACAGGGATCACCTTTCATATTGTTTCTATCATCAGTGAAAAGGGATTTCCTGTGACCTTCGCAGCCTTGATCTTGAGTATCACGGCAATGGTACAACTACCAGTTACTTTTTTAATTGGCTGGGCTTGCGATCGGTTTCCTGTCTACAAATTAAAAGCCTTTAATTATCTGTTGATGGCCGCCGCTATTTTATTGTTGCTTTATAGCCCCACAAAGCCATTTTTGATTCTTTATGCGGTGATTCACGGCATTTCCATCAGTGCCGACCATGTCAGCACCAGTGCTTGGTGGCCTGGGAATTTTGGTCGAAAGCATCTGGCCACCATTCGAGGAATGGGCATGACGGCCATGGTCATTGGCTCGGCTTTGGGACCATTGCCTTTTGGCTTTGCCTACGATACCTTTGGCGACTATCAGTTTATTTTGTTAACCATGCTTCTTTTTCCCCTTTTAGCTTTTGGTGCTGCTCTTATCTCACCGCCTCCTCAAAAGTCTTCGAATTAA
- a CDS encoding protein adenylyltransferase SelO, translating to MTKKKKQKELLGWKLENSYATLPESFYTRLKPEPVPSPQMVMLNNALAADIGLNPEELESQEGIQVLAGNQIPEGATPVAQAYAGHQFGHFTRLGDGRAVLLGEQITPEGKRVDLQLKGSGQTPYSRKGDGRAALGPMLREYIISEAMHGLGIPTTRSLAVVSTGEPVFREHRLAGGILCRVAASHIRVGTFEYVAKWDTKEHLRQLAEYTYHRHYAGLESVENPYLSLLKQVVNSQAALIAKWQLTGFVHGVMNTDNMAISGETIDYGPCAFMDTYHSSTVFSSIDYYGRYAYGNQPTMAGWNLARFAETLLPLLDPDEKKALEVAQEVLAQYPVLFRQYWLDGFRNKLGIETGSPQDIKLVEDLLQLMEKNQMDFTNTFRNLTLNIAKEEANIGITPGEKKEEFNQWLQRWRRRIAHQRIPLPQIATKMKESNPSVIPRNYWVEKALEAVVTQQDFTLMESLLEALKNPYAYTEDQEKYAQSPPPFDKPYKTYCGT from the coding sequence ATGACCAAGAAAAAAAAACAGAAGGAACTACTTGGATGGAAGCTAGAAAATAGTTATGCTACATTGCCGGAAAGCTTTTACACAAGACTGAAACCAGAGCCCGTCCCTTCCCCGCAGATGGTGATGCTCAATAATGCATTAGCAGCGGATATTGGATTGAACCCAGAAGAATTGGAAAGCCAAGAAGGAATCCAAGTATTGGCAGGAAACCAGATTCCAGAAGGTGCGACTCCTGTAGCTCAAGCTTATGCGGGCCATCAGTTTGGTCATTTTACCAGGTTGGGAGATGGTCGGGCCGTGTTGCTAGGGGAGCAAATCACTCCAGAAGGAAAGAGGGTAGACTTACAATTAAAAGGATCGGGACAAACGCCGTATTCACGAAAAGGGGATGGACGAGCGGCCTTAGGACCAATGCTACGGGAATATATCATTAGCGAAGCCATGCATGGTCTCGGTATTCCTACAACAAGAAGTTTAGCCGTGGTGAGTACAGGGGAGCCAGTGTTCCGGGAACATCGACTTGCTGGTGGGATTCTGTGTCGAGTGGCGGCTAGTCACATACGAGTAGGTACCTTTGAATATGTGGCTAAATGGGATACAAAGGAGCATTTAAGACAACTGGCGGAGTATACGTATCATCGTCACTATGCTGGTTTGGAGTCGGTGGAAAATCCGTATCTTTCCTTGTTGAAACAGGTGGTAAACAGCCAGGCAGCATTAATAGCTAAATGGCAGCTGACAGGTTTTGTTCATGGTGTTATGAATACAGATAATATGGCTATTAGCGGAGAAACCATCGATTATGGACCCTGTGCTTTCATGGATACCTATCATTCATCCACAGTCTTTAGCTCCATCGACTACTATGGTCGATACGCCTACGGAAACCAGCCCACTATGGCTGGTTGGAATTTAGCTCGATTTGCGGAAACCTTATTGCCCTTATTGGATCCGGATGAAAAAAAGGCCCTTGAAGTGGCCCAAGAAGTGCTGGCACAATATCCGGTTTTATTTCGTCAATATTGGCTGGATGGGTTTCGGAATAAACTGGGAATAGAGACCGGGTCGCCACAGGATATTAAACTGGTAGAAGATTTACTTCAATTAATGGAAAAAAACCAGATGGACTTTACCAACACCTTCCGTAATCTGACGTTAAACATAGCCAAGGAAGAAGCCAATATTGGGATCACTCCAGGAGAAAAGAAAGAAGAATTTAATCAATGGCTTCAGCGTTGGAGAAGACGGATAGCCCATCAAAGGATTCCTTTACCTCAAATAGCTACCAAAATGAAAGAATCCAATCCTTCCGTAATTCCTCGGAATTATTGGGTGGAAAAAGCCTTGGAAGCCGTAGTGACACAGCAGGATTTCACCCTTATGGAATCCTTGTTAGAAGCACTTAAAAATCCTTATGCGTATACAGAAGACCAAGAAAAATATGCCCAAAGTCCACCGCCCTTTGACAAGCCATACAAAACGTATTGTGGCACCTAA
- a CDS encoding MBL fold metallo-hydrolase has product MRSCDWQEKTERIQYIANSGVLVEIGSKRILIDALTKSKIPMFKSTPEDIYQQLLNQEPPYDQIDFLLVTHQHSDHFDAERVLSFLRNSQKTKIIAPEEVIFSLRKEAPDVSSERLYGMNPALGQSETIYLEGLRIKGMAMRHEGETDTAILHLAYLMDGGKKVMHLGDAAPEKENFDTFQLKEEVVDVLLANFPYAGIPKARQLVREYIAPKKMAVIHLPDPDKDRWGWRKATQKSYLRSKQDFVKTVFFKEMGERIEI; this is encoded by the coding sequence ATGCGTTCTTGTGATTGGCAGGAAAAAACAGAAAGGATTCAATACATTGCAAATTCAGGAGTATTAGTGGAAATAGGGAGCAAAAGGATCCTTATTGATGCCTTGACTAAGTCGAAGATTCCCATGTTTAAAAGTACGCCGGAAGATATCTATCAGCAACTACTGAACCAGGAACCGCCTTATGATCAGATCGATTTTTTGCTAGTGACGCATCAGCACAGCGATCACTTTGATGCAGAGCGGGTGCTTTCTTTTTTAAGAAACAGTCAAAAAACCAAAATCATTGCACCGGAAGAAGTGATTTTCTCTCTTAGGAAAGAGGCACCAGATGTTTCATCAGAAAGATTATATGGAATGAATCCTGCTTTGGGACAGAGTGAAACCATCTACTTAGAAGGGCTTCGAATAAAAGGGATGGCCATGCGGCATGAAGGGGAAACGGATACGGCGATCCTTCACTTAGCCTATCTGATGGATGGAGGAAAAAAGGTGATGCATTTAGGTGATGCGGCACCAGAAAAAGAAAATTTCGACACTTTTCAGCTAAAAGAAGAAGTGGTGGATGTGTTGCTAGCTAATTTCCCTTATGCGGGCATTCCAAAAGCAAGGCAATTGGTACGGGAATATATTGCCCCCAAAAAAATGGCTGTTATTCATTTGCCAGACCCAGATAAAGACAGGTGGGGTTGGAGAAAAGCTACTCAGAAAAGCTATCTACGCAGCAAGCAAGATTTTGTAAAAACGGTTTTTTTCAAAGAAATGGGAGAGAGGATAGAAATATAA
- a CDS encoding GGDEF domain-containing protein, with product MNWHIPRNSHLTNMKDQIFLTSLRIGLVAFIVVALINLINYRPVSNIISPLLGAGFMFFLHQWYPTEKSKRIRLLFLCFLCLVYLPAAWLTSPGSYSAMSFYAVLMLFLCFIVIQETWEYIFPALFTVLMIILLHLEPQHPEQYYFYSDPYLRAFDLSINFVVVSITLFALIFVLNRSFNDEHQRIYQYSITDPLTNLFNRRYLHHFLTRLMEDSRFPDITYSLLLMDLDHFKKVNDIYGHPEGDQVLKEFATVLEKSSRRNDVVVRFGGDEFLLLLMDTDEPGISVVEERILELFQPICDRYPDIPLSVSFGRATCSSGSVDEVIKIADDILYQSKDTSRKNGVSRSVE from the coding sequence TTGAATTGGCACATTCCTAGGAATAGTCACTTAACCAATATGAAAGATCAAATATTTCTCACCAGCCTCCGCATTGGGTTGGTGGCGTTTATCGTTGTTGCTCTTATTAACCTTATCAATTACCGTCCTGTATCCAATATTATTTCGCCCCTTCTCGGTGCTGGCTTTATGTTTTTTCTTCATCAGTGGTATCCTACAGAAAAAAGCAAAAGAATTCGTTTGCTTTTTTTATGCTTCTTGTGCTTGGTATACCTACCTGCCGCATGGCTTACTTCGCCCGGCTCTTATAGCGCTATGTCTTTTTATGCTGTCTTGATGCTCTTCCTTTGTTTCATTGTGATTCAAGAAACATGGGAATACATTTTCCCTGCCCTGTTTACAGTCTTGATGATCATTCTCCTTCATTTAGAACCACAGCATCCGGAGCAGTACTATTTTTATTCCGATCCTTATCTCAGAGCCTTCGATTTGTCTATTAATTTTGTAGTTGTTTCAATTACCCTATTTGCGTTGATCTTTGTCCTAAACCGTTCCTTCAACGATGAACATCAGCGAATTTATCAATATTCTATTACCGATCCTCTTACCAACTTATTTAACCGCCGGTATCTGCACCATTTTCTAACCCGTTTGATGGAAGACAGCCGTTTCCCAGACATCACCTATTCCCTATTGTTGATGGATCTTGATCATTTCAAGAAAGTTAACGATATCTATGGTCATCCAGAAGGCGATCAAGTCCTCAAAGAGTTTGCAACTGTCTTAGAAAAATCTTCCCGTAGAAATGATGTGGTGGTTCGTTTTGGAGGGGATGAATTTTTATTGCTTTTAATGGATACCGATGAACCCGGAATTTCCGTTGTTGAAGAACGAATTTTGGAACTCTTTCAACCAATTTGCGACAGATATCCCGATATCCCTTTATCTGTAAGTTTTGGAAGGGCTACTTGTTCTTCCGGCTCTGTAGATGAAGTAATTAAAATAGCAGATGATATTCTCTACCAAAGCAAAGATACTTCCAGAAAAAATGGTGTTTCCCGATCAGTCGAATAA
- a CDS encoding sensor histidine kinase, with the protein MTLYAYMKDKALFLMVNFLLFLVLTMIMIIGGLNPQLILLLFVLWFLPLTSHMLLEAIKLKRYYDQIQTALQELDSTYLLPEVMEKSTFITGQILNDILGVLCRDMHEEVKNHRDKQQGYREYIEGWVHEIKTPIASSKLIIENQRNPTTEKIEGQLKKIEGYVQQALYYARSNTVREDYLIKAFPLKSLLVSALKNNSKDFIAKKITIDMKEVDYIVYSDYKWVEFIVQQILINAINYSKENRGRLEIFCEERPNALILMIKDFGIGINERDINRVFDKGFTGENGRRLGSATGMGLYLSKKLCLQLGLSLEIISKPMEGTTVMLGFPLDKKRTEVLLEFNQPNNRT; encoded by the coding sequence ATGACCCTATATGCGTATATGAAAGATAAAGCCTTGTTTTTGATGGTTAATTTCCTTCTATTCCTTGTCTTAACCATGATCATGATCATCGGAGGATTAAATCCACAACTCATCTTATTGCTATTTGTTTTATGGTTTCTACCTCTCACCTCTCATATGCTGCTAGAAGCCATCAAGCTCAAAAGATATTATGACCAGATCCAAACCGCTTTACAGGAATTGGATTCCACCTACTTATTGCCTGAAGTAATGGAAAAAAGCACCTTTATCACCGGGCAAATCCTGAATGACATTTTAGGGGTCCTCTGTCGAGATATGCATGAAGAGGTAAAGAATCACAGAGATAAGCAACAGGGATATCGAGAGTATATTGAGGGATGGGTCCATGAAATTAAAACCCCCATTGCTTCTTCAAAATTAATTATTGAAAACCAACGAAATCCCACCACAGAAAAAATCGAAGGTCAACTCAAAAAAATTGAAGGCTATGTACAGCAAGCTCTTTACTACGCCAGAAGCAACACCGTACGAGAGGATTATTTGATTAAAGCCTTTCCCCTGAAATCCTTATTAGTTTCCGCCTTAAAAAATAATTCCAAGGATTTTATCGCAAAAAAAATAACCATCGACATGAAAGAAGTAGATTATATTGTCTATAGCGATTATAAGTGGGTAGAATTTATTGTTCAACAGATTCTCATCAATGCTATCAATTACAGTAAAGAAAACCGTGGGCGACTTGAAATTTTTTGCGAAGAACGGCCTAACGCGCTGATTTTAATGATTAAAGACTTTGGTATTGGAATCAATGAACGTGATATTAATCGGGTTTTTGATAAAGGGTTTACAGGAGAAAATGGCAGACGTTTGGGCAGCGCCACTGGCATGGGTCTTTATCTCTCCAAAAAATTATGCCTTCAATTGGGCCTTTCCTTGGAAATTATATCCAAACCCATGGAAGGTACTACAGTAATGCTGGGGTTCCCCTTGGATAAAAAACGAACAGAGGTATTGTTGGAGTTCAATCAACCTAATAACAGAACCTAA